The proteins below are encoded in one region of Paenisporosarcina cavernae:
- a CDS encoding TIGR00282 family metallophosphoesterase produces the protein MRVLFIGDIVGSMGREMVEEYLPRLKKKYQIDVVIVNGENAAAGRGITKKIYQDLLYMGVDVVTMGNHTWDQKEIFDFIDDVDYLIRPANFSKDAPGRGMTSISKSGTTLSVINLHGRTFLPPHDDPFEKVAELMEEAKKISPLVFVDFHAEATSEKMAIGWFLDGKASAVVGTHTHIQTADNRILPQGTAYITDVGMTGPYDAILGMKKEDVLYRFQTNLPARFEVPKAGRKMLSGVVIDIDDVTGKSNSIERVYINEDSPFQN, from the coding sequence ATGAGAGTATTATTTATTGGAGATATTGTTGGTTCCATGGGACGTGAAATGGTCGAAGAATATTTGCCAAGATTAAAAAAGAAATATCAAATTGACGTAGTAATTGTAAACGGTGAAAATGCAGCGGCAGGTAGAGGAATCACGAAGAAAATTTATCAAGACCTCCTGTATATGGGAGTGGATGTTGTAACTATGGGAAACCATACGTGGGATCAGAAAGAAATTTTCGATTTCATCGATGACGTGGACTATTTAATACGACCAGCTAATTTCTCGAAAGATGCGCCTGGTAGAGGAATGACGTCCATTTCGAAAAGCGGTACAACACTTTCCGTCATTAATCTACATGGACGTACTTTTCTTCCACCTCATGACGATCCATTTGAAAAAGTAGCAGAGTTAATGGAGGAAGCTAAAAAGATTTCCCCATTAGTATTTGTCGATTTTCACGCGGAAGCGACGAGTGAAAAAATGGCAATTGGTTGGTTTTTGGATGGTAAAGCCTCTGCTGTGGTTGGAACACATACACATATACAAACAGCAGATAATCGCATTCTGCCACAAGGAACGGCGTATATTACAGACGTAGGTATGACCGGACCATATGACGCAATACTTGGTATGAAGAAAGAAGATGTGTTATACAGATTTCAAACGAATCTTCCAGCACGATTCGAAGTACCAAAAGCCGGTCGCAAAATGTTAAGCGGAGTCGTGATTGATATCGACGATGTGACTGGAAAATCAAATTCGATTGAACGTGTCTACATTAATGAGGATTCGCCTTTTCAAAACTAG
- a CDS encoding stage V sporulation protein S: MESLKVSSKSNPNSVAGALVAVIREKGFVELQAVGAGALNQAVKAIAIARGFVAPSGTDLICSPAFTDIEIAGEERTALKLLIEKRVRAQIK; the protein is encoded by the coding sequence ATGGAATCATTAAAAGTATCATCTAAATCAAACCCAAATTCAGTGGCTGGGGCATTAGTGGCAGTGATTCGTGAAAAAGGATTTGTGGAGTTACAGGCAGTCGGTGCAGGTGCCTTAAATCAAGCTGTGAAAGCCATTGCGATTGCTAGAGGTTTTGTTGCTCCAAGCGGTACGGATTTGATTTGCTCACCAGCTTTTACAGATATCGAGATTGCTGGTGAAGAACGAACAGCATTAAAATTATTGATTGAAAAGAGAGTACGAGCACAAATAAAGTAA
- a CDS encoding 2-oxoacid:acceptor oxidoreductase subunit alpha encodes MLHQLSWKVGGQQGEGIESTGEIFSMAMNRLGYYLYGYRHFSSRIKGGHTNNKICVRTTEVRTIPDDLDILVAFDQETIDVNYKELTQNGVIIADSKFNPVKPDDCIGEMYSVRFTEIASELGTSLMKNMVAIGATSALMELDLAVFKDVVDEIFGRKGAAVVEKNLEAIQLGYAEMTRQLGNRSGDFKLVEADGKRRLYMIGNDAIALGALAAGVRFMAAYPITPASEIMEYLIKKLPKFGGTVIQTEDEIAAATMAIGANYGGVRSFTASAGPGLSLMMEAIGLSGMTEQPLVIVDTQRGGPSTGLPTKQEQSDLMQMIYGTHGEIPKVVIAPSTGAEAFYDTVEAFNIAEELQLPVIILSDLQLSLGKQSVEPFDYAKVVIRRGNLIAESDVTEQEDKAYFKRYEVTENGVSPRVLPGMKHAIHHVTGVEHDETGKPSESAMNRKKQMDKRMRKLQHVHFPQPIYQYAPFEETDILLVGFNSTRGALEEVQQTLIADGLNVNHAHIRLIHPFPAKEMTVLAEKAKKIIVVENNATGQLANIMKMNIGFHQKMESILKYDGTPFHPRELYNLVKELHTNGNV; translated from the coding sequence ATGTTACATCAGCTTTCATGGAAAGTCGGTGGGCAACAAGGGGAAGGTATTGAGAGCACGGGCGAGATTTTTTCGATGGCGATGAATCGCCTCGGGTACTATCTTTATGGCTATCGTCACTTCTCTTCACGAATAAAAGGTGGACATACAAATAATAAGATTTGCGTTCGTACAACAGAAGTTCGTACGATTCCAGATGATTTAGATATATTAGTGGCATTCGATCAAGAAACAATCGATGTAAACTACAAAGAGTTAACACAAAATGGCGTGATTATTGCCGACAGCAAGTTTAACCCTGTGAAACCTGATGATTGTATTGGTGAAATGTACAGTGTCCGTTTTACGGAAATAGCTTCTGAACTAGGAACATCTTTGATGAAAAACATGGTGGCAATTGGTGCTACTTCCGCATTGATGGAATTAGATTTAGCCGTTTTTAAAGACGTTGTAGACGAAATCTTTGGTCGCAAAGGTGCTGCTGTAGTAGAGAAAAACCTTGAAGCGATACAGCTCGGCTATGCGGAAATGACACGTCAACTTGGGAATCGATCGGGTGATTTTAAATTAGTGGAAGCGGATGGAAAACGCCGATTGTATATGATTGGGAATGATGCCATCGCGTTGGGAGCTCTTGCAGCTGGGGTAAGATTTATGGCTGCTTATCCAATAACTCCTGCCTCTGAGATTATGGAATATTTAATCAAAAAATTGCCGAAATTCGGTGGAACCGTCATTCAGACCGAAGACGAAATAGCTGCAGCAACAATGGCTATTGGAGCAAATTATGGAGGAGTTCGCTCATTCACTGCTTCTGCTGGTCCTGGATTATCACTCATGATGGAGGCAATCGGCCTATCGGGCATGACTGAACAACCTTTAGTAATTGTAGATACACAACGCGGAGGACCATCTACCGGTCTACCGACAAAACAAGAGCAATCGGATTTAATGCAAATGATTTACGGAACACATGGTGAAATTCCGAAAGTTGTGATCGCGCCAAGTACTGGAGCAGAGGCATTTTATGACACAGTTGAGGCATTTAATATTGCAGAAGAGTTGCAATTACCAGTGATTATTTTGTCCGATTTACAACTCTCATTAGGGAAACAATCTGTTGAGCCGTTTGATTACGCGAAAGTGGTTATTCGTCGCGGAAATTTAATAGCAGAAAGTGACGTAACAGAACAGGAAGACAAAGCTTATTTTAAGCGATATGAAGTAACAGAAAATGGTGTTTCTCCGCGTGTACTACCGGGAATGAAACATGCAATTCATCATGTGACAGGTGTTGAACACGATGAAACAGGAAAACCTTCTGAGTCCGCAATGAATCGGAAGAAGCAAATGGACAAGCGTATGCGTAAGCTCCAGCATGTACATTTTCCACAACCAATCTATCAATACGCACCTTTTGAAGAAACAGATATCTTGCTAGTAGGATTCAATTCGACTCGTGGTGCTTTAGAGGAAGTACAGCAAACGTTGATTGCAGACGGATTAAATGTGAACCACGCTCATATTCGACTCATTCATCCGTTTCCAGCGAAAGAAATGACCGTACTTGCAGAAAAGGCGAAAAAAATAATTGTTGTCGAGAACAACGCGACAGGACAATTAGCGAACATTATGAAAATGAATATTGGATTCCATCAGAAAATGGAATC